The proteins below come from a single Candidatus Hydrogenedentota bacterium genomic window:
- a CDS encoding beta-ketoacyl-ACP synthase III has translation MQRARIIGTGAFLPETVWSNEKLAAMIDTSDEWIRKRTGIGQRHLAGPGEGASDLAVPAVRQALDAAGLKAGELELIVCCTTTPDYLFPATACIIQTALGACNAAAFDVNAACSGFLYGLSSANAYILSGMYRTIAVVGAESATNRLNWERRDTSVLFGDGAGAVVLRAEEGERGILSTYLGADGSGADLLIRLAGGSKFPITKDNAGGPDCDVQMKGPELFKRAAVLFEDASRKAIERAGLQLDDVDLFVPHQANARIIKAAAARLGLPEEKVMLNIEKVANTTAASIPLALHEAAAADRIREGGVVLLASFGSGLTWGAAVVRW, from the coding sequence ATGCAACGCGCACGCATTATTGGTACCGGGGCATTCTTGCCGGAGACCGTCTGGTCGAACGAGAAACTCGCGGCCATGATAGATACGTCGGATGAGTGGATCCGCAAGCGGACGGGCATAGGCCAACGGCACCTTGCGGGGCCCGGCGAGGGAGCGTCCGATCTTGCGGTCCCGGCAGTCCGGCAAGCCCTGGATGCCGCGGGGCTGAAGGCCGGGGAACTCGAACTCATTGTGTGTTGCACGACGACGCCGGATTACCTGTTTCCCGCGACGGCATGCATCATCCAGACTGCGCTCGGAGCGTGTAACGCCGCGGCCTTCGATGTGAACGCGGCTTGCTCGGGCTTTCTTTACGGGCTTTCATCAGCAAACGCATACATTCTTTCGGGGATGTATCGGACGATTGCGGTCGTGGGGGCGGAGTCGGCCACGAACCGGCTGAATTGGGAAAGGCGGGATACGTCGGTCTTGTTCGGTGATGGAGCCGGCGCGGTGGTTCTCCGTGCGGAAGAAGGCGAGCGGGGAATTCTCTCCACGTATCTCGGGGCAGATGGTTCCGGCGCGGACCTGCTGATCCGTCTTGCGGGCGGCTCGAAGTTTCCGATTACGAAGGACAACGCGGGCGGGCCCGATTGCGACGTGCAGATGAAAGGCCCCGAACTGTTCAAGCGGGCGGCCGTGCTGTTCGAGGATGCGTCCCGAAAGGCCATTGAACGCGCTGGACTGCAATTGGACGACGTAGACCTCTTTGTGCCGCATCAGGCCAACGCCCGCATCATCAAGGCGGCTGCAGCACGCCTCGGATTGCCCGAGGAAAAGGTGATGCTGAACATCGAGAAGGTCGCCAATACGACGGCCGCATCCATCCCGCTTGCTTTGCACGAGGCGGCCGCGGCGGACCGTATACGCGAGGGCGGGGTGGTTCTCCTCGCGTCGTTCGGCTCGGGGCTCACCTGGGGGGCTGCCGTTGTCCGATGGTAA
- the purN gene encoding phosphoribosylglycinamide formyltransferase translates to MALKIAVLLSGSGTTLQNLLDRSGAGELDLEFVCVISSRPDAYGLERARKHGIPAIPIVRKNYGSAAAFNTELWGTVRKHGAELVVLAGFMSLLEIPPDFENRVMNVHPALIPAFCGHGMYGHHVHEAVIGYGVKVSGATVHFANNEYDAGPIILQDTVPVLDDDTPESLAARVQAKERELYPKAIRLFAEGRLQVDGRRVRIREPR, encoded by the coding sequence ATGGCACTCAAAATCGCGGTGTTGTTGTCCGGAAGCGGTACCACCCTGCAGAATCTGCTCGACCGGTCCGGCGCGGGGGAGCTCGACCTCGAATTCGTGTGCGTTATCAGTTCGCGGCCTGACGCCTACGGCCTCGAGCGGGCGCGCAAGCACGGCATCCCCGCAATCCCGATTGTGCGCAAGAATTACGGCAGCGCGGCGGCGTTCAATACGGAGCTCTGGGGCACGGTGCGAAAACACGGCGCCGAACTGGTCGTATTGGCGGGTTTCATGAGCTTGCTCGAGATCCCGCCCGACTTCGAAAACCGGGTCATGAACGTCCATCCAGCATTGATTCCGGCGTTCTGCGGCCACGGCATGTACGGCCATCACGTGCACGAAGCCGTCATCGGCTATGGGGTCAAGGTGTCGGGCGCAACGGTGCATTTCGCCAACAACGAATACGACGCCGGACCGATCATCCTCCAGGATACCGTGCCGGTGCTGGACGACGATACGCCCGAATCCCTGGCCGCGCGGGTCCAGGCGAAAGAACGCGAGCTGTATCCCAAGGCGATCCGGCTCTTCGCGGAAGGCCGCCTCCAGGTGGACGGCCGCCGCGTACGCATTCGCGAGCCGCGATAA
- the dapF gene encoding diaminopimelate epimerase, with protein sequence MEFTKMHGLGNDYLFIDAEHCPVEDPSELARAMSHRHLGAGADGIILVLPGEGGADFAMRIFNADGSEAETCGNGIRCFAKYVFDRRMTHEKAFVILTGAGPNRVELATTDEGVVTSVRSNMGKPRFERSEIPMLGPPGRVIEEKLAIPGHTFVVTCVNIGNPHTVIFVDDAAAVPLAEIGPQLENHPSFPQRTNVEFVTVHDRDNIVMRIWERGSGITMASGSGSCGAALAAMLTGRINRRVNVHLVYGHLTVEWADDGFVYQEGPATEVYTGQWPDA encoded by the coding sequence ATTGAATTCACGAAGATGCACGGATTGGGCAATGATTATTTGTTTATCGACGCGGAACATTGCCCGGTTGAAGACCCGTCCGAACTCGCGCGCGCGATGAGCCACCGCCATCTGGGCGCAGGCGCCGATGGCATCATCCTGGTATTGCCCGGCGAGGGCGGCGCCGATTTCGCCATGCGTATCTTCAACGCCGACGGAAGCGAAGCCGAAACCTGCGGAAACGGCATCCGCTGTTTCGCAAAATATGTGTTTGACCGCCGCATGACCCACGAGAAGGCGTTCGTAATCCTCACGGGCGCCGGCCCTAACCGCGTCGAACTCGCCACCACGGATGAAGGCGTGGTCACCTCGGTCCGCTCGAACATGGGAAAGCCGCGCTTCGAACGGAGCGAGATTCCCATGCTGGGGCCTCCCGGCCGGGTCATCGAAGAAAAGCTGGCCATCCCGGGTCACACGTTTGTCGTGACATGCGTCAACATCGGCAACCCCCACACCGTCATTTTTGTCGACGACGCGGCGGCGGTCCCGCTCGCGGAAATCGGGCCCCAGCTCGAAAACCACCCCTCTTTCCCACAGCGGACAAACGTCGAGTTCGTCACGGTACACGACCGGGATAACATCGTCATGCGCATCTGGGAACGGGGCAGCGGGATTACCATGGCAAGCGGCAGCGGCTCGTGCGGCGCCGCTCTGGCGGCGATGCTCACCGGCCGGATCAACCGCCGCGTGAACGTCCACCTTGTGTACGGGCATCTCACCGTGGAATGGGCGGACGACGGCTTTGTGTATCAGGAAGGTCCCGCCACGGAAGTCTATACTGGCCAATGGCCTGATGCATGA